gagttataagattgATTAGGTTTGAACTTATTCCTTGTAATGTAGAACAGAGATTTGACAgctgtatacaaaattgagggatatagatagggtaaatgcaagcaggcattttccactgagattggcgAGACTACAACGtggggtaagggtgaaaggtgaaatgtgtaAGGGGAACACAAGTGGGAGCACAACTCAGCACATGTAATGGATACaacttcaatttcaacatttaagagcttTGATAGGTACACAAATAGGAGGAGTATGttaggctatggtctgggtgttgACAAATAAGACTAGGCAAAATGAAATGGTTTGGCACGAACTGgatgggtcaaagggtctgtttgTACTGTAGTTTTTTGACTTAATTGGAACCCTGAATAAAGTGAATATGAACAAATGTAGATGGTGCGATGGTGCAAAGGTAGCAACAGTGATGTGTGTGGCTTGTCAATTGTTAGCTCTGCTACTGCTTCAGTGCACAAATCTGTTCACACCTTGCGCAGCCCACTGGGCCgcgctccacatccaccctaaaaCTAACTACAGACTGGCCTTGCAGCTGATAACCCCACCCAATCAGTGGGAACTAGCCTTATGTTGCATTGTCTGTCTTCAACTATGTCATGCAtgttgaagttttttttaaaaaaattcactgCTCTTCTGTACATGACTTTTGAAGATGGATAACAATCTGCCACAATTTGGTCATTAGCAGAACAGAAGGTtctgatttataaaaatcaatgCTTTTCCAATTATGCTTAAGTCTAGAAATTCCCAGGCTCTCAAAAAGATGTCTAAATGCACAACTCTAACTATGTTTTTAGAAACCAGCACTTTTTGTCCAACATTCTAGAGCCAACTGTCAATGACCTAGTGTGCTATCCATGCTCACTTACCCATTGTGATCTTAATTCAAATTCTGAATTAGTACAGACCTGGAGTATCTAAAATGGCACATGAAATCAGGTATGGATACTTGGGACAGTAGCTGCACTGTTAAATTGCAATCTGCCTTACTGCAGCATCTGAATGATTAATACAGTAGACAAAAGCATTGAACACCTTTTTTGTAGTTTAAGAAAATTACAGTAAAATTGTCATTTAGGCTTATAACTGATCACAGAAATATACCAATTATCTACGATTAGTCTATCCTACACAAATCCCTTTTTAGCCCCAAATTTATCAGCTCCTGGAGTCTACCCTTCACCTACACTTCAACACCAATTAATCTTCTACCAGCACCTCTTTAGTACCAATGGCAGGAAACTTGAGCAAGTTACCTGAACAAGCTTCACAGCAATAGCACCCCAAGTCAGGACTGAATTTGGGTTGCTGGTGTTGGTTAAATGTAATGGTTAAATCACTTCAAAGAGGTTGAGACAAAAATCTCACAATATTCATTATCTGCACAAGAACAagtgactatatatatatatatatatatatatatatatatatatatatacacatcaaGCTTGAAAACATCTACTGGTTTCATTGCAGTATCACTTATTTTGAAAATGAAAGCCATTATTAATAACTGGAAAAAATTGGCGTTACTCTGGCCAGAGGTTAAATCTCTTGCTGTGACACTGAATTTGTTAACagatgtatacaacatacaagcTTTCGGTATAGTTTAAGATTTAACTTTGGAAATTGCATTCTAGGAGGCCAATCCAAAATACAGTTTTAAGTACTCCAGGTCTGATTGAAGATTGCAGTCTATTTAGACTGCCAATTCAAGAATTCAACACTACCTAGAGACTGTTAGTTCCTCCTAGGATCAAtgtttgatttattatcactTGTGTACAAACGTAGTTCTGTGGAACTACAAGGCTGGACTTGGTTTTAACGATCTGCACTAAGTTTCTGCAGCTCAATTTACACTGACAAATCCTGTAGCAAGTGTAGTGTATAACCCAGCTCATTCATATCACAGTTCAAGTTAGATCCTATAGTCAAACTGCAAATTTCTGTGCAGCATGAATATTGAACTTGTACCCACAAAAGTAACCAATGCTGGTGGTCTATTCCAAATGTAAAGATGCTTGAGAAATCTTAATATCAAACATAACATTTATTGGTCATAAGTAGAAAATGTCTTTCTACACTTACACAGACCAAACAAGAGTTTTCAAATAAATAGAAAAAATGTGCATTCGGAGAACTGTATTTATAATCCTTGACACTTCTCCCAATCAAGTTCTCCCTCCAGATAATAGGTGCGGAAACTGCAATGGAAGTTCTACACCATTTCAAATGTTCACACCACTCGTGAAAATTCTGCACATACATTCAAGAGTTAGTCCTTATAGATTTCCCAAACAGTAAAGTCCAAGTCCATTATTTACAAAATTAGGTCTTTATTATAATTCATCTTTCTCAGCCTCCTCCTCTTCTGGAGGGGCACCGCCTGCACTTCCATATAGCTTACTGACAATCGGCTGAACGATCTCTTCAAGCTCCTTCTTCTTGGCTTTGAAATCTTCTATGTCAGAATCTTGGTGACTTTCTAGCCATTCAATCTTCTCTTCCACTGCTTTCTCTATGGTCTCTTTGTCTTCTGAGGACAGCTTGCCACCAAGTTTTTCCTTATCACCAATCTGGTTCTTCAGAGAGTAAGCATAGCTCTCTAGGTCATTCCTGGCATCGATACGCTCTTTAAGTTTCTGATCCTCTTCTGCAAATTTCTCTGCATCATTCACCATCCTCTCAATTTCTTCAGGGGTCAGGCGGTTCTGGTCATTTGTAATGGTGATCTTATTTTTATTGCCAGTGCCTTTGTCTTCAGCTGTAACACGCAGGATTCCATTGACATCTATCTCAAATGTGACTTCAATCTGAGGAACACCACGTGGGGCTGGAGGAATACCAGTCAGGTCAAAGGTACCAAGCAGATGGTTGTCTTTGGTCAGTGGACGTTCACCTACAAAAGAGTAACACATCAAGCTCTGTGTTCCACAAATTTTTCAAATCAATTTATATTCTGATAAATGAAGCTGGTCACTATGTGGAGTTATTGGGGGAAAACATCAAAACTGAAGACAAAGTCCATTGGTACTTATCCCCACACTGAATCCTGCCACTTTAGAATGGCCCACACTCACATTACCCTtgttcagcttcacttgcccttcTTGGAATCTTTAATAGTCATTTATCTTACTGGGAGTGGGAGGGCGCCAGGTATTGTTACATGTTTAGAGGTGCAAGGGTCAACTGCGAAGGAGGTTTGGGATAGGGGTGTGTTTTTTGTATGCCTGAGTGGAGAGGCTTGTAAGTCAGGGGTCTCTGGTGAGGATGCTCAATGTTAATAGGAGTGTATAAAACTCACCTTCATAcaccttgatggtaacagtgggctGGTTGTCAGAGGCAGTTGAGAAAATCTGAGACTTTTTGGTTGGAACCACTGTGTTACGAGGGATCAGTTTAGTCATGACTCCACCAACAGTTTCAATACCAAGAGTCAAGGGGCAGACATCAAGGAGAACAATGTCACCTAATTTAGAAACAAAAGTGTTAGGAAGCAACGAATCGACTTTTAATGGAATCTCATTTGCAGAAAGTTGTAGCATTCTTCACTCACCAGTATCTTCCTCTCCAGACAGAACACCAGCCTGAACTGCTGCCCCATATGCTACAGCTTCATCAGGGTTGATTCCTCGAGATGGCTCCTTGCCATTGAAAAATTCTTTTACCAATTGCTGGATTTTCGGAATGCGTGTAGAACCACCAACAAGGACAATTTCATCAATTTCTGATTTTTTCAAATCAGCATCCTCCATCACTTTCTGCACAGGTTTCATAGTTGATCGGAAAAGATCCTGTTGGCAAAAACAGCAGTTTACTTCAACTAATTCCTTGCATTAATACATCACAATAACATACTGTTTAAATAAAAAAACCAGCACACAATTATGTATCCAAAATCAGGCATCTTGAATAGTTTGTCATTAAACTCAAATTTTATAGgtcaaattagaaaaaaaaacatcacaTTCAGCGTTAAACAGCATGCAGATGAATGCTACAGCTTGGGGGAAATGAGGGAATAATTTTAATATTGTAATATTAAATTCTTCAACCTATCAAAGCAAGTTTAATGATTATAAAATCGACCCAGCATTTTGATTTAGAAACTAAACTATTAAACTGAATAAATACAAGTCCAATTAGACCACCCACCATGTTCAGTTCTTCAAACTTTGCTCTGGTCAGTGTTTCAGAGAAATCTTCTCCCTCAAAGAAAGATTCAATTTCAATCCTGGCCTGGTGTTGGGCAGACAAAGCACGCTTAGCCTTTTCTACTTCACGACGAAGCTTTTGTACAGCTCTGTTATCCTTACGAACATCTTTTCCAGTTTTCTTTTTGTACAGTTTAATGAAATGGTCCATCACACGTTGATCAAAATCTTCACCACCTATTGAAGAGGGGGAAGCTTGAGAATTTTCACAACAAACAAAATTCAAACAACATCATTTCCACTCTTCTCTTGTCTTACCCAAATGAGTATCTCCATTAGTGGCAACCACTTCAAAAACTCCATTGTCAATTGTGAGCAGAGACACATCGAAAGTACCACCACCAAGGTCAAAGACGAGAATATTTTTTTCACCCTCTCGTTTGTCTAAGCCATAGGCAATTGCTGCAGCAGTCCtaaatacagatggaaaaaaggaaagCAATTGAAACTTCTATAATCCAGACTCTTCTAGAATTTGGTATATTTAACATCTACACAAAAAACTTCAAGGAATATACTCACGGTTCATTAATGATCCGCATAACATTCAAGCCAGCAATTGTACCAGCATCTTTTGTAGCCTGTCGCTGAGCATCATTGAAATAAGCAGGCACTGTTACTACAGCATGGGTAACCTGTAAAAACAAAGGCAATGAAGGATTTCAGCAAATTAGATGGAAATGGTTGGGCATCTGAAACCC
This DNA window, taken from Mobula hypostoma chromosome 21, sMobHyp1.1, whole genome shotgun sequence, encodes the following:
- the hspa5 gene encoding endoplasmic reticulum chaperone BiP, with the translated sequence MKEFLLLLLVSSVLAEEGEKKENVGTVVGIDLGTTYSCVGVYKNGRVEIIANDQGNRITPSYVAFTQEGERLIGDAAKNQLTSNPENTVFDAKRLIGRTWNDAAVQQDIKYLPFKVIEKKNKPHVQLDITNQVKTFAPEEISAMVLSKMKETAEAYLGNEVTHAVVTVPAYFNDAQRQATKDAGTIAGLNVMRIINEPTAAAIAYGLDKREGEKNILVFDLGGGTFDVSLLTIDNGVFEVVATNGDTHLGGEDFDQRVMDHFIKLYKKKTGKDVRKDNRAVQKLRREVEKAKRALSAQHQARIEIESFFEGEDFSETLTRAKFEELNMDLFRSTMKPVQKVMEDADLKKSEIDEIVLVGGSTRIPKIQQLVKEFFNGKEPSRGINPDEAVAYGAAVQAGVLSGEEDTGDIVLLDVCPLTLGIETVGGVMTKLIPRNTVVPTKKSQIFSTASDNQPTVTIKVYEGERPLTKDNHLLGTFDLTGIPPAPRGVPQIEVTFEIDVNGILRVTAEDKGTGNKNKITITNDQNRLTPEEIERMVNDAEKFAEEDQKLKERIDARNDLESYAYSLKNQIGDKEKLGGKLSSEDKETIEKAVEEKIEWLESHQDSDIEDFKAKKKELEEIVQPIVSKLYGSAGGAPPEEEEAEKDEL